A region of Lacinutrix sp. Hel_I_90 DNA encodes the following proteins:
- a CDS encoding beta-ketoacyl synthase N-terminal-like domain-containing protein, whose protein sequence is MLKPIYITAISSISALGNTPEQIWKNYKSEGHFISKKNGHLVSELSKDAKAEILKLKASDTKYKALDDSVLFGIYSAREAIEKAGWKPQDNFGINIGSSRGATQLFENYHEDFLNNKTAKTLSSPTTTLGNISSWIAHDLQTQGPEISHSITCSTALHAMLNGVAWLQARLCDKFLVGGSEAPLTPFTIAQMQALKIYAKQAEQSEGSHYPCRSLDGNKKQNTMVLGEGAAMACLESEETPNALAKITGIGYATEILEHNVSLSANGICFVKSMAMALGDLNPSEIDVIVTHTPGTIKGDTAEINAIKTIFCNTTPSLTTNKWKLGHTLGASGMLSIEMAILMLQKQEFITIPYIETQQPKQLKNILVNAVGFGGNAVSILLSK, encoded by the coding sequence GTGCTTAAACCAATATATATTACGGCTATTTCTTCTATTTCTGCACTAGGAAACACCCCAGAACAGATCTGGAAAAATTATAAGAGCGAAGGACATTTCATTTCTAAAAAAAACGGTCATTTGGTTTCCGAATTATCAAAAGACGCCAAAGCAGAGATTTTAAAACTTAAGGCTTCAGACACTAAATATAAAGCATTAGATGATTCAGTTTTATTCGGCATCTATTCAGCCAGAGAAGCCATTGAAAAAGCAGGTTGGAAACCGCAAGATAACTTCGGTATAAACATAGGATCTTCCCGAGGTGCAACACAACTATTTGAAAACTATCACGAAGATTTTTTAAACAACAAGACCGCAAAAACCTTGAGTTCTCCAACCACTACTTTAGGTAATATATCCTCTTGGATTGCTCACGATTTACAAACGCAAGGTCCAGAAATTTCACACTCCATCACCTGTTCAACTGCGCTTCACGCCATGCTTAACGGTGTCGCCTGGTTACAAGCTAGACTATGCGACAAATTTTTAGTTGGTGGTAGCGAAGCGCCTTTAACCCCTTTTACTATTGCGCAAATGCAAGCTTTAAAGATTTATGCTAAGCAAGCAGAGCAAAGTGAAGGCTCTCATTATCCCTGTCGTTCTTTAGATGGTAATAAAAAACAAAACACCATGGTTTTAGGCGAAGGTGCAGCCATGGCATGCTTAGAATCTGAAGAAACACCAAACGCTCTAGCTAAAATTACAGGTATTGGTTATGCCACCGAAATTTTGGAACACAATGTCTCTCTCTCTGCAAATGGAATTTGCTTTGTAAAATCTATGGCTATGGCATTAGGTGATTTAAATCCTAGTGAAATTGATGTCATTGTGACTCATACACCGGGCACCATTAAGGGCGATACTGCCGAAATTAATGCAATTAAAACAATTTTTTGTAACACTACCCCAAGTTTGACTACTAATAAGTGGAAGCTTGGGCATACCTTAGGCGCTTCTGGTATGTTAAGCATAGAAATGGCTATTTTAATGCTTCAAAAACAGGAATTTATTACTATTCCATATATTGAAACGCAACAACCAAAACAACTAAAAAACATCTTAGTCAATGCTGTAGGATTTGGAGGTAATGCTGTGAGTATTTTACTTTCAAAATAA
- a CDS encoding flotillin family protein, protein MNYLLTQQSFDLGFPIAIIFAILFVFVFLIILIRRYKRCPSDRILVVYGKVGGGQSAKCIHGGAAFIVPVFQDYQFLDLTPISIEVNLVNALSKQNIRVNVPSRFTIGVSTEPGIMQNAAERLLGLNQGNIQELAQEIIFGQLRLVVASMDIEEINNDRDKFLTNISQSVESELKKVGLKLINVNITDIVDESGYIEALGKEAAAHAINAARKSVAEKTRDGSIGEANAVQDERTQVAAANAQAVEGENTAKIAVANSDSLRRQREAEAERVAIASEKVQGAKALQESYAAEQEAEVVRAERERSSQMADIIVPAEIDKRKVEIDAEAEAERIRRRAKGEADAILFKAQAEAQGQYEILTKQAAGMEQIVKAAGNNSKDAVLLLIADKLPELVRMQSEAIKNIKIDKVTVWENGGGKDGKSSTANFLSGMYKSVPPLQEMFNMAGMELPEYLKGKNPKGDAEAEVVEEKASK, encoded by the coding sequence ATGAACTACCTCCTAACACAACAAAGCTTTGATTTAGGCTTTCCTATCGCCATTATTTTTGCGATACTTTTTGTCTTTGTATTTTTAATTATTTTAATCAGACGTTATAAACGCTGTCCTTCAGATAGAATACTAGTCGTTTATGGTAAAGTTGGCGGCGGCCAATCTGCCAAATGTATCCATGGGGGTGCAGCCTTTATCGTGCCTGTATTTCAGGATTACCAATTTTTAGATTTAACGCCAATCTCAATAGAGGTAAACCTAGTCAACGCCTTATCTAAACAAAACATTCGTGTTAACGTACCCTCACGTTTTACCATTGGTGTTTCTACAGAGCCTGGTATTATGCAAAATGCTGCTGAAAGATTACTGGGGCTTAACCAAGGTAATATTCAGGAATTAGCGCAAGAAATCATTTTTGGCCAACTGCGTTTAGTTGTGGCTTCTATGGACATTGAAGAAATTAATAATGACCGTGATAAATTCCTAACTAACATTTCTCAAAGTGTAGAATCGGAACTTAAAAAAGTGGGGCTAAAATTAATCAACGTAAACATAACAGATATCGTAGACGAGTCTGGTTATATTGAAGCTTTAGGTAAAGAAGCTGCTGCACATGCTATTAACGCCGCTCGTAAGTCTGTAGCCGAAAAAACCAGAGACGGTTCTATTGGTGAAGCTAATGCGGTTCAAGATGAAAGAACCCAGGTTGCCGCTGCCAATGCCCAAGCAGTAGAAGGTGAAAACACAGCGAAAATTGCTGTAGCAAATTCAGATTCTCTGCGTCGTCAACGTGAAGCAGAAGCAGAACGCGTGGCTATTGCTTCAGAAAAAGTGCAAGGGGCAAAAGCGTTACAAGAATCTTATGCTGCAGAGCAAGAAGCCGAAGTGGTAAGAGCAGAAAGAGAGCGTTCTTCTCAAATGGCAGATATCATTGTACCTGCCGAAATTGACAAACGTAAAGTTGAGATTGATGCTGAAGCTGAAGCTGAACGCATTAGAAGACGTGCAAAAGGTGAAGCAGATGCCATATTATTTAAAGCACAAGCTGAAGCACAAGGTCAATATGAAATTTTGACGAAACAAGCAGCCGGTATGGAGCAAATTGTTAAAGCTGCAGGAAACAATTCTAAAGACGCTGTTTTATTATTAATCGCAGATAAATTACCAGAATTAGTAAGAATGCAGTCTGAAGCGATTAAGAATATTAAAATTGATAAGGTTACTGTTTGGGAAAATGGAGGTGGAAAAGATGGAAAATCATCCACAGCTAATTTCTTATCAGGAATGTACAAATCGGTTCCACCATTACAAGAAATGTTTAATATGGCAGGAATGGAGCTTCCAGAATACTTAAAAGGTAAGAACCCAAAAGGTGATGCTGAAGCAGAAGTTGTAGAAGAAAAAGCTTCAAAATAA
- a CDS encoding alpha/beta fold hydrolase, whose protein sequence is MNPLLKMLYITVFLVTACNNTQQDPAIFEQFESKFYDIDGYKINVEIKGSGDPIFFLPGGPGNSHDYMQGNFGQYYKTNTVVFFDWLGRGKSDDAKNPSEYSVENDLEMIEKLRVLLKFEKIALVGHSYGTVPAQAYAIKYPDNVAKMVLINGFHSGTMWQANCDSYNHYAKTHFPEKWHKVDSLRALGYLSSDKELASVYGSFPTKYIYYHNTKLTQNTPKTEHRGWANDVYVAIIGRDGDFDVSGSMIHQDYRKELKNIKAKTLIVAGRYDGVSTPEFAIQYKKFMPQAQFEMFENSGHNPYLEEPKKFFKIFNTFIK, encoded by the coding sequence ATGAACCCTTTACTTAAAATGTTATACATTACTGTGTTTTTAGTCACAGCTTGCAACAATACACAACAAGATCCAGCTATTTTTGAGCAATTCGAATCTAAATTCTACGACATTGATGGCTATAAAATAAATGTAGAAATTAAAGGCTCTGGAGATCCTATCTTTTTTCTACCAGGTGGACCCGGAAATTCTCACGATTATATGCAAGGTAATTTTGGGCAGTATTACAAAACGAATACGGTGGTTTTTTTCGATTGGTTGGGCCGGGGAAAGAGCGATGATGCCAAGAATCCATCAGAATATTCTGTAGAGAATGATTTAGAAATGATTGAAAAACTAAGAGTCCTTCTTAAATTTGAAAAAATAGCATTAGTAGGGCATTCCTACGGCACTGTTCCTGCACAAGCTTACGCCATTAAATATCCAGATAATGTAGCCAAAATGGTACTCATTAACGGCTTTCATAGTGGCACGATGTGGCAAGCCAATTGCGATAGCTATAACCACTATGCCAAAACACATTTTCCTGAAAAATGGCACAAAGTAGACTCTCTTCGCGCTTTAGGCTATTTATCGAGTGATAAAGAACTAGCAAGTGTTTACGGTAGTTTTCCAACAAAATATATTTACTATCACAATACTAAATTAACACAAAACACACCAAAAACAGAACACCGTGGTTGGGCCAACGATGTGTATGTGGCCATCATTGGTAGAGATGGAGACTTCGACGTATCAGGAAGTATGATTCATCAAGATTACCGAAAGGAATTAAAAAACATAAAAGCAAAAACATTAATCGTTGCCGGGCGGTATGATGGAGTCTCAACCCCAGAATTTGCAATACAATACAAAAAATTTATGCCACAAGCGCAATTTGAAATGTTCGAGAATAGCGGGCATAACCCCTATTTAGAAGAGCCTAAAAAATTCTTTAAAATCTTTAACACTTTTATTAAATGA
- the bioB gene encoding biotin synthase BioB — protein sequence MSEIKHNWTKEQILDIYNKPLMELLYEAATVHRLHHDPNTVQVSTLLSIKTGGCPEDCGYCPQAARYHTDIEGNDLMSVQQVKAQALRAKSSGSSRVCMGAAWRNVKDGAEFDQVLEMVRTINKLDMEVCCTLGMITENQAQRLAEAGLYAYNHNLDSSEDYYKEVISTRGFEDRLKTIDNVRKTNVTVCSGGIIGMGEAIEDRAGMLIALATLNPQPESVPINALVPVEGTPLAEEKPVSIWDMIRMVATTRIIMPETQVRLSAGRTEMSREGQAICFFAGANSIFAGDKLLTTPNPDVNEDMKMFEMLGLNPQKPFIKKMKPESVEAKDSQFEALGEKPKWSRPEHKIERNEEAKQKAKTAK from the coding sequence ATGAGCGAGATAAAACACAATTGGACTAAAGAACAAATTTTAGACATCTATAACAAACCTTTAATGGAATTGCTTTACGAAGCGGCTACGGTACATAGGTTGCATCACGATCCAAACACGGTTCAGGTAAGCACATTACTGTCTATTAAAACTGGAGGTTGTCCTGAGGATTGTGGGTATTGCCCACAAGCTGCAAGATATCACACAGACATTGAAGGCAATGACTTAATGAGTGTTCAACAAGTGAAAGCGCAGGCTTTACGTGCAAAATCATCTGGAAGTTCTCGTGTTTGTATGGGTGCTGCTTGGCGTAATGTTAAAGATGGCGCAGAGTTTGACCAGGTTTTAGAAATGGTGCGCACCATTAACAAATTGGACATGGAAGTCTGTTGTACTTTAGGCATGATTACAGAGAATCAAGCCCAGCGTTTAGCTGAAGCTGGTTTATACGCCTACAACCACAATTTAGATTCCTCTGAAGACTATTATAAAGAAGTTATCTCTACACGTGGTTTTGAAGACCGTTTAAAAACGATTGACAATGTTCGTAAAACAAATGTAACCGTTTGCTCTGGGGGTATTATTGGCATGGGAGAAGCTATTGAAGACCGAGCGGGTATGCTTATTGCCTTAGCTACTTTAAATCCGCAACCAGAATCGGTACCTATAAACGCTTTAGTACCTGTTGAGGGCACACCTTTAGCAGAAGAAAAACCAGTCTCTATCTGGGATATGATTAGAATGGTCGCTACAACTAGAATCATCATGCCAGAAACCCAAGTACGGCTAAGTGCTGGTAGAACAGAAATGAGTCGCGAAGGTCAAGCCATTTGTTTCTTTGCAGGTGCTAACTCAATTTTTGCAGGAGACAAGCTCTTAACCACACCAAATCCTGATGTCAATGAGGATATGAAAATGTTTGAAATGTTAGGATTGAATCCACAGAAACCATTCATTAAAAAAATGAAGCCAGAATCTGTAGAAGCCAAAGATTCTCAATTTGAAGCTTTAGGTGAAAAACCTAAATGGTCTAGACCAGAACATAAAATTGAGCGCAATGAGGAAGCAAAGCAAAAAGCGAAGACAGCTAAATAG
- a CDS encoding cupin-like domain-containing protein has product MKLNLQDIPRVKTISKEVFIRDYFKPQKPVVIEQFIEDWPAYSKWNLEFIKQIAGDKIVPLYDDRPVNYKDGFNEPHAQMKMSDYIDLLKREPTKLRIFLWNVLKEVPQLQKDFTFPDFGLKLMKGLPMLFFGGSNSHTFMHYDIDLANIFHFHFEGKKKCILFDQEQNNYLYKIPYSLIVREDINFANPDFEKWPALEKAKGWECELNHGEVLYMPEGYWHYMRYITPGFSMSLRAVARHPKTLGHAIYNLFFMRTLDTIMRRVKGQKWIDWKNKKAITNTNKYIQ; this is encoded by the coding sequence TTGAAATTGAATCTTCAAGATATACCAAGAGTAAAAACAATTTCGAAAGAAGTGTTTATTCGCGATTATTTTAAACCACAAAAGCCTGTGGTTATTGAGCAATTTATAGAAGATTGGCCAGCCTATTCCAAATGGAACTTAGAATTTATAAAACAAATAGCTGGCGATAAAATTGTACCCCTTTACGACGACAGGCCTGTTAATTACAAAGACGGATTTAATGAGCCTCATGCGCAGATGAAGATGAGTGATTATATCGATTTATTGAAGCGTGAACCTACAAAACTCAGGATTTTTCTTTGGAATGTTTTAAAGGAAGTCCCGCAACTTCAAAAAGATTTTACCTTTCCAGATTTTGGGTTGAAACTTATGAAAGGTTTGCCCATGCTGTTTTTTGGAGGATCCAATTCACACACCTTCATGCATTATGATATTGATTTAGCGAATATTTTTCATTTCCATTTCGAAGGTAAAAAAAAATGCATCTTATTCGACCAAGAGCAAAACAATTATTTGTATAAAATCCCCTATTCATTAATAGTACGGGAAGATATTAATTTTGCAAATCCAGATTTTGAAAAATGGCCTGCTTTGGAAAAAGCAAAAGGCTGGGAGTGCGAATTGAATCATGGGGAGGTTTTATATATGCCAGAAGGCTATTGGCATTATATGCGTTATATTACACCTGGGTTCTCTATGAGTCTTCGTGCTGTTGCAAGACATCCAAAAACATTAGGTCATGCTATTTATAACCTGTTTTTTATGCGTACTTTAGATACTATTATGCGCCGTGTAAAAGGTCAAAAATGGATTGATTGGAAAAACAAAAAAGCAATAACAAATACTAATAAATACATACAATAA
- a CDS encoding DUF6646 family protein, with protein MKKIVLIAFLLAAYLGNAQAFTGKDDKKLFVGANLQENATGITIGLDYGMGENISLGISSAYALNLSNDLTADFVDRFDLRGRFNANLGNVLNISDNLDVYPGLSLGLKNFGGHFGIRYLFTSGFGVYSEVGTTFAKYNTDNLTEAEQIHNQFVANIGAIFNL; from the coding sequence ATGAAAAAAATAGTCCTTATAGCATTTTTACTAGCAGCTTATTTAGGAAATGCACAAGCATTCACAGGAAAGGATGACAAAAAATTATTTGTAGGAGCTAATTTACAGGAAAATGCGACGGGCATTACCATTGGTTTAGATTACGGTATGGGTGAAAACATTTCGTTGGGTATAAGTAGTGCCTATGCTTTAAATTTATCTAATGATTTAACTGCAGATTTTGTAGATCGTTTCGATTTAAGAGGGCGATTTAATGCTAATTTAGGCAATGTTTTAAACATTAGTGATAACTTAGATGTGTATCCAGGTTTGAGTTTAGGCTTAAAAAACTTTGGAGGTCATTTTGGTATACGCTATCTTTTTACTTCTGGTTTTGGTGTTTATAGCGAAGTAGGAACAACTTTTGCAAAATACAATACGGACAACTTAACTGAGGCAGAACAAATTCACAATCAATTTGTAGCAAATATTGGCGCTATTTTTAATCTGTAA
- a CDS encoding regulatory protein RecX, whose translation MYQNIKTYTVEQATKKLEHYCAYQERCHQEVRQKLKNMNMIAEATDVIIVHLLEHNYLNEERFAKTYVSGKFRIKKWGRRRLLIELKKKDISKFNINQAFKEISEDEYIDVFNELAEKKANAIFESNKLKKKKKLIDYLLYRGWESHLVYEKTNELIK comes from the coding sequence ATGTACCAAAACATAAAAACGTATACAGTAGAACAGGCGACTAAAAAGTTAGAACACTACTGTGCTTATCAAGAGCGTTGTCATCAAGAGGTAAGGCAGAAGTTAAAAAACATGAATATGATAGCTGAAGCTACAGATGTTATCATTGTACACCTTTTAGAGCACAACTATCTTAATGAGGAACGCTTTGCCAAAACTTACGTTAGTGGTAAGTTTAGAATTAAAAAATGGGGACGACGGCGTCTTCTTATTGAATTAAAGAAGAAGGACATCTCTAAATTTAACATCAATCAGGCGTTTAAAGAAATTTCAGAAGATGAGTATATCGACGTTTTTAATGAGTTAGCCGAAAAAAAAGCCAATGCCATATTTGAAAGCAATAAACTAAAGAAGAAAAAGAAATTAATAGACTATTTATTATACCGTGGCTGGGAGTCGCATTTGGTCTACGAAAAGACCAATGAATTGATAAAATAA
- a CDS encoding TonB-dependent siderophore receptor, translating into MTFLSKNTSVFFFFLILICFSIDAVAQEITVLNIETKEPIVEVAVYNKEQNKSAISDFYGKINLNPFNKSETVYFKHIGYHLFSIKIKDIKNGTVLLEQKAEGLDEIVISGSKFEESKRDIPKKIISINAKTISFTNPQTSADLLEASGQVYIQKSQLGGGSPIIRGFSTNRLLITIDGVRMNNAIFRGGNIQNVISIDPFSIQNTEVSLGAGNVIYGSDAIGGVMSFYTHKPQVSYSEATFIQTQAVLRYATASNEKTAHLGFNYGLKKWAFISNLSYTSFDDLRMGSHGPEAYLRPEFVVTNNGEDVIVENSNPLIQKFSGYNQVNLMQKVRYEPKENLTFDLGVFYTASSDNPRYDRLIRYRNQTLRSAEWYYGPQKWFMTNLNVTKLSSSSNLYDKIQATAAYQNFEESRIDRGFQSAIRNNREELVNALSFNLDLEKALSRSTTLFYGLEYVYNKVNSEAFEENIENSETRPIVTRYPNGSTWQSAAVYGNIKYKPNNTVVFQSGIRYNYVVSHADFSENNVFLNLPFRASTNKASAFTGSAGVSWSPNDTMQWRLNASSAFRAPNIDDIGKVFDSEPGSVVVPNESLMPEYAYGGELGLKLNFDGVFILDTATYYTYLDNALVRRHGTLNGETEIFYDGELSEVQSIQNASKSWIYGFEIGAKVNFSNALKLTSQYNITGGTEETDGVEVPVRHVAPNFGNTHLVWQNKSLKVDGFLNYNNTLDYNQLAPSEKEKEYLYALDQNGNPYSPSWYTLNLRTQYQINRATTVTASLENITDQRYRTYSSGISSPGRNLIVSLKYNL; encoded by the coding sequence ATGACGTTTTTAAGTAAAAATACCTCTGTTTTTTTCTTCTTTTTAATTCTTATATGCTTTAGCATTGATGCTGTAGCGCAAGAAATTACCGTTTTAAATATAGAAACAAAAGAGCCAATAGTAGAAGTTGCAGTCTATAATAAAGAACAGAATAAAAGCGCAATTAGTGATTTTTATGGTAAAATAAATTTAAATCCTTTTAATAAAAGTGAAACTGTTTACTTCAAGCACATTGGTTATCATTTGTTTTCCATAAAAATAAAGGACATAAAAAATGGAACAGTTTTATTGGAGCAAAAGGCAGAAGGCTTGGATGAAATTGTTATCTCTGGTTCAAAATTTGAAGAAAGTAAGAGAGATATTCCAAAAAAAATAATAAGTATTAATGCTAAAACTATAAGCTTTACTAATCCACAAACTAGTGCAGATCTATTAGAAGCGTCAGGTCAAGTCTATATTCAAAAAAGTCAATTGGGAGGTGGAAGTCCAATAATTAGGGGGTTTTCTACAAATAGACTTTTAATCACTATAGATGGTGTGCGTATGAATAATGCTATTTTTAGAGGTGGAAATATTCAAAACGTAATTTCTATCGATCCGTTTTCTATTCAAAATACAGAAGTATCCCTGGGAGCAGGAAACGTTATTTATGGTAGTGATGCCATCGGTGGCGTTATGAGTTTTTACACACATAAACCGCAGGTGTCCTATTCAGAGGCTACCTTTATACAAACACAAGCAGTCTTGCGCTATGCAACAGCAAGCAATGAAAAAACCGCACACCTCGGATTTAATTATGGTTTGAAAAAATGGGCCTTTATATCCAATCTTAGTTATACTTCTTTTGATGATTTAAGAATGGGAAGTCATGGTCCAGAAGCGTATTTACGGCCTGAATTTGTTGTGACAAATAATGGTGAAGATGTGATTGTAGAAAATAGCAATCCGTTAATTCAAAAATTTTCTGGTTATAATCAGGTGAATCTCATGCAGAAAGTGCGTTATGAACCCAAAGAAAACTTAACGTTTGACTTAGGTGTTTTCTACACTGCTAGTTCAGATAACCCAAGATACGATAGACTTATTCGTTATCGTAATCAAACACTGCGATCTGCTGAGTGGTATTATGGACCACAAAAATGGTTTATGACTAATTTAAATGTAACAAAGTTAAGTAGTAGTTCAAATTTATATGATAAAATTCAGGCTACTGCCGCCTATCAAAATTTTGAAGAAAGTAGAATAGATCGTGGGTTTCAATCTGCAATTCGAAATAATAGAGAGGAGTTGGTAAACGCACTTTCTTTTAATTTGGACTTAGAAAAGGCGTTGAGCAGAAGTACTACTTTGTTCTATGGTCTTGAGTATGTTTATAATAAAGTAAATTCGGAAGCTTTTGAAGAAAACATAGAAAATTCGGAAACACGGCCAATAGTCACACGATATCCAAACGGATCTACTTGGCAATCTGCCGCGGTATATGGAAACATAAAATATAAGCCTAATAACACTGTGGTATTTCAATCTGGAATACGATACAATTATGTCGTTTCACATGCAGATTTTTCTGAAAACAATGTGTTTTTAAATTTACCCTTCAGAGCTTCAACTAATAAGGCAAGTGCTTTTACAGGAAGTGCAGGCGTAAGTTGGTCTCCTAATGACACCATGCAATGGCGATTGAATGCATCTTCTGCTTTTAGAGCACCCAATATAGACGATATTGGTAAGGTGTTCGACTCAGAACCAGGCTCAGTAGTCGTCCCAAATGAAAGTTTAATGCCAGAATATGCTTATGGAGGTGAACTTGGTTTAAAATTAAATTTTGATGGTGTTTTCATTTTAGATACAGCAACGTATTATACGTATTTAGATAATGCTTTAGTAAGACGACATGGCACTTTGAATGGTGAAACTGAAATTTTTTACGATGGAGAACTAAGTGAGGTACAGTCTATACAAAATGCCTCGAAATCTTGGATTTATGGTTTTGAAATTGGAGCTAAAGTAAATTTCAGTAATGCTCTCAAATTAACCTCACAATATAATATTACTGGCGGAACAGAAGAGACTGATGGCGTTGAAGTACCTGTTAGACATGTCGCTCCAAATTTTGGAAACACACATTTGGTTTGGCAAAATAAATCTCTAAAAGTTGATGGGTTCTTAAATTATAATAACACGCTTGATTATAATCAACTAGCGCCTTCTGAGAAAGAGAAAGAGTATTTGTATGCTTTAGACCAAAATGGAAATCCCTATTCACCGTCATGGTACACACTTAATCTGAGAACTCAATATCAAATAAATAGAGCGACTACTGTAACAGCAAGTTTAGAAAACATAACAGACCAACGCTATAGAACCTATTCCTCTGGTATTTCGAGTCCTGGTAGAAACTTAATAGTATCTCTTAAATATAACTTATAA
- the recO gene encoding DNA repair protein RecO has product MLVTTNAIVLSKIKYRDNDLIVKCYTQKEGIVSYLLRGVLKNAKGSKVAYYQLLTQLQLTTDHKPSRGLQYIKEVKINHLYSSLHTNVLKSAIVMFLAEVLSMSLQEEEQNDTLFNYLEATLQWLDAHDQYANFHLLFLLNLSKHLGFYPDTSQIDAPHFNMEDGAFVIKNTSRYHLEGENLMLLKQLLGTTFDALETVKINAKQRQSFLSFILLYFELHLGSFKKPKSLQIFNDVFK; this is encoded by the coding sequence ATGCTGGTTACAACCAATGCTATTGTTCTGTCTAAAATTAAATATAGAGATAACGATTTAATAGTTAAGTGCTACACACAAAAAGAGGGAATTGTAAGTTATCTGTTACGAGGTGTTTTAAAAAACGCAAAAGGGTCAAAAGTAGCATACTATCAGCTATTGACACAATTGCAGTTAACTACAGATCATAAACCTTCCCGAGGCTTACAGTATATTAAAGAAGTTAAAATCAACCACCTTTACTCTAGTTTACATACCAATGTTTTAAAAAGTGCTATCGTTATGTTTTTAGCTGAAGTACTCTCTATGTCGCTTCAGGAAGAAGAACAAAATGATACGCTTTTTAATTATTTAGAAGCAACCTTACAGTGGTTGGACGCACATGACCAGTATGCTAATTTCCATTTATTATTTTTGTTAAATCTATCAAAACACTTGGGTTTTTATCCCGATACATCGCAAATTGATGCCCCTCATTTTAATATGGAAGATGGGGCGTTTGTGATTAAAAACACAAGTAGATACCATTTGGAAGGAGAAAATTTAATGTTACTAAAACAACTGTTAGGCACAACATTTGATGCGTTAGAAACAGTAAAAATTAACGCAAAACAAAGACAGTCTTTTTTAAGTTTTATCTTATTGTATTTCGAATTACATTTGGGAAGCTTTAAAAAACCAAAATCCCTACAAATATTTAATGACGTTTTTAAGTAA